In Arthrobacter sp. UKPF54-2, the following are encoded in one genomic region:
- a CDS encoding acyl-CoA thioesterase II, with the protein MTEAEAGLQALPTEDPTSSLIQLLNLGELEGARTDEDIFMGPSQKQPRQRVFGGQVLAQSLVAGSRTVPDGRGVHSMHGYFLRPGDANKPITFGVQRLRDGRSFSARRVHAYQEGMPILSMIASFQDADEGIEHQTEMPAGIPDPESLPSTADLLGKYDHPVARHWAYERPFDIRHVDPALYVSAKGPKEARNAVWMRTFGPMPDDPEMHRAALAYASDYTLLESVLRRHGMSWITPGMSVASLDHAMWWHRPVRVDEWLLYVQESPSAQGARGLATGKIFSRDGRHVATVAQEGMIRVPTDFKNKVKGAVQTKVLEHQMRKADRA; encoded by the coding sequence ATGACTGAAGCCGAAGCCGGATTGCAGGCGCTGCCCACCGAGGACCCCACCTCCTCGCTCATCCAACTCCTGAACCTCGGCGAGCTGGAGGGCGCCCGGACGGACGAGGACATCTTTATGGGCCCGTCCCAGAAACAGCCGCGGCAGCGTGTGTTTGGCGGCCAGGTCCTGGCGCAGTCCCTAGTGGCCGGGAGCCGGACGGTCCCGGACGGCCGCGGCGTGCACTCCATGCACGGCTACTTCCTCCGGCCGGGCGATGCCAACAAGCCCATCACCTTCGGCGTCCAGCGGCTGCGCGACGGCCGGTCGTTCTCCGCGCGGCGGGTCCACGCGTACCAGGAAGGCATGCCCATCCTGTCGATGATCGCCTCCTTCCAGGACGCGGACGAGGGCATCGAGCACCAGACCGAGATGCCGGCGGGAATCCCGGACCCGGAATCGCTGCCGAGCACGGCCGACCTGCTGGGCAAGTACGACCACCCGGTGGCGCGGCACTGGGCCTATGAGCGGCCCTTCGACATCCGCCACGTGGATCCGGCCCTGTATGTGTCCGCGAAGGGTCCCAAGGAGGCCCGGAACGCCGTGTGGATGCGCACCTTCGGGCCGATGCCCGATGATCCGGAGATGCACCGCGCTGCGCTGGCCTACGCGAGCGACTACACCCTGCTGGAGTCGGTGCTGCGGCGGCACGGGATGAGCTGGATTACCCCGGGCATGTCCGTCGCGAGCCTGGACCACGCCATGTGGTGGCACCGGCCGGTCCGGGTGGACGAGTGGCTGCTCTACGTCCAGGAGTCCCCCAGCGCCCAGGGCGCCCGCGGCCTGGCCACCGGCAAGATCTTCAGCCGCGACGGCCGGCACGTGGCCACGGTGGCCCAGGAAGGCATGATCCGTGTGCCGACGGACTTCAAGAACAAGGTCAAGGGCGCCGTGCAGACCAAGGTGCTGGAGCACCAGATGCGCAAGGCCGACCGCGCCTGA
- a CDS encoding GNAT family N-acetyltransferase codes for MLIIREERNEDRPALAAARAAWAGEQDAGLDEDPDFEAVYSGWMDANPRKFFVAEQDGELVGMLNLLVFERMPKPGKPSSCWVYLGNVYVVPARRNAGIGAQLVQRAIEFSQGIKAVRMVLSPSPASRSFYARLGFRPAAELNILRF; via the coding sequence ATGCTGATAATCCGTGAGGAACGTAACGAAGACCGGCCCGCGCTGGCAGCGGCGAGGGCGGCGTGGGCCGGCGAGCAGGACGCCGGGTTGGACGAGGATCCGGACTTCGAGGCGGTCTACAGCGGCTGGATGGATGCCAACCCTCGGAAGTTCTTTGTTGCAGAACAGGACGGCGAGCTCGTCGGGATGCTCAACCTGCTGGTCTTTGAGCGGATGCCGAAGCCCGGGAAACCGTCCTCCTGCTGGGTCTACCTGGGCAACGTCTACGTGGTGCCGGCGCGCCGGAACGCCGGCATCGGAGCGCAGTTGGTGCAGAGGGCGATTGAATTCTCGCAGGGCATCAAGGCCGTGCGGATGGTCCTCTCGCCCTCGCCCGCTTCGCGCTCCTTCTACGCGAGGCTGGGGTTCCGGCCCGCCGCGGAGCTGAACATCCTCCGGTTCTGA
- a CDS encoding globin, with protein MTIPSAGEPRQPKMLMQNDPFSQPGYTDNFYDAVGGHETFVKLIDVFYDGVATDPLLRPMYPEEDLGPAKRRFLMFLEQYWGGPTTYGEERGHPRLRMRHQPFRVTPEAKDAWLHHMRTAVDALELPPLYEGTLWDYMERAALSMVNSPSGA; from the coding sequence ATGACGATCCCCAGCGCCGGCGAACCCCGCCAGCCGAAGATGCTGATGCAGAACGATCCGTTCAGCCAGCCCGGTTATACGGACAACTTCTATGACGCCGTGGGCGGCCACGAGACCTTTGTGAAGCTGATCGATGTGTTTTACGACGGCGTCGCCACGGATCCGCTGCTGCGCCCGATGTATCCGGAAGAAGACCTCGGCCCAGCCAAGCGCCGCTTCCTGATGTTCCTGGAGCAGTACTGGGGCGGTCCCACCACCTACGGCGAGGAACGCGGCCACCCGCGGCTGCGGATGCGGCACCAGCCGTTCCGGGTCACGCCGGAAGCCAAGGACGCCTGGCTGCACCACATGCGCACGGCCGTGGACGCTCTGGAACTGCCGCCGCTGTACGAGGGCACTCTGTGGGACTACATGGAACGCGCCGCGCTCTCCATGGTCAACAGCCCCTCCGGGGCCTAG
- a CDS encoding mechanosensitive ion channel family protein produces MYRLTSAETITPPDISAVNLPGVLISIGVGVATWLVASFVIAGITKRVAAGTTFFKKPHFRWVAPALRALDHQRREQRANTIGSLLNSVVSVLVVVITVIYVLQNLNVNIAPLLTSVGILGVAIGFGAQQLIRDFLAGIFITIEDQYGIGDVIETSEVVGTVESMGLRITRVRAEDGTVWYLRNGEILRVGNRSQGSYVSPDSQPADDAGAAPQQQAGE; encoded by the coding sequence ATGTACCGCCTGACCTCCGCCGAGACCATCACGCCGCCGGACATTTCGGCCGTCAACCTGCCGGGCGTCCTGATCAGCATCGGCGTCGGCGTTGCCACCTGGCTGGTGGCATCCTTTGTGATCGCCGGGATCACCAAACGCGTCGCCGCGGGCACCACATTCTTCAAGAAGCCGCACTTCCGCTGGGTGGCACCGGCGCTGCGTGCGCTGGACCACCAGCGGCGCGAGCAACGCGCCAACACCATCGGCTCGCTGCTCAACAGCGTGGTGAGTGTACTCGTCGTCGTCATCACGGTGATCTACGTCCTGCAGAACCTCAACGTGAACATCGCCCCGCTGCTGACCAGCGTCGGCATCCTGGGTGTGGCGATCGGCTTTGGCGCCCAGCAGCTGATCCGCGACTTCCTGGCCGGCATCTTCATCACGATCGAGGACCAGTACGGGATCGGCGACGTCATCGAAACCTCCGAGGTGGTGGGGACGGTGGAATCCATGGGGCTGCGCATCACCCGGGTCCGGGCCGAGGACGGCACCGTCTGGTACCTGCGCAACGGCGAGATCCTGCGGGTGGGCAACCGCTCCCAGGGCAGCTATGTCTCACCCGACAGCCAGCCGGCGGACGACGCCGGAGCCGCACCCCAGCAACAGGCCGGAGAATAA
- a CDS encoding NAD-dependent epimerase/dehydratase family protein, which translates to MRILVLGGSAFLSAEIARQAVAAGHEVMCLARGTQSAPPEGATWLQADRAQGPPAYDGAVHAGEWDAVVEVARDPRYALEALEALAASARHWTIVSSCSVYADHSVPGAAEDAAVLAPLAPGAEATPETYGEAKSAVERLTAGHAAGKAHLCRAGLIGGPGDGSDRYGYWPARFARDAGPVLAPDIPADSTQVIDVRDLAAWVLAAAAAGVTGALNAVGEPVPFAAYLEESRRLAGGGAEVYPAPPGWLAARGANYWAGPDSLPLWLPPGHDGFAARSNAAARAAGMTLRPWTETLRDTLADERRRGVGRDRKAGLSPAAERRLLQEFQAEFQSA; encoded by the coding sequence ATGCGCATCCTGGTCCTCGGCGGTTCCGCCTTCCTCTCTGCAGAAATCGCCCGGCAGGCCGTGGCCGCCGGCCACGAGGTTATGTGCCTGGCCCGCGGCACACAGTCCGCCCCGCCCGAGGGCGCCACCTGGCTCCAGGCGGACCGCGCGCAGGGACCGCCCGCTTACGACGGGGCCGTCCACGCCGGGGAGTGGGACGCCGTCGTCGAGGTAGCCCGGGACCCCCGGTACGCGCTGGAGGCCCTCGAAGCCCTGGCTGCAAGCGCGCGGCACTGGACCATTGTTTCCAGCTGCTCGGTCTACGCGGACCATTCCGTCCCGGGTGCGGCCGAGGACGCCGCCGTGCTCGCCCCGCTGGCACCCGGCGCCGAGGCGACCCCGGAAACCTACGGCGAGGCGAAGTCGGCGGTTGAACGCTTGACGGCGGGACACGCCGCGGGCAAGGCGCACCTGTGCCGTGCCGGGCTGATCGGGGGACCCGGGGACGGCTCGGACCGCTACGGCTACTGGCCCGCCCGCTTCGCCCGGGACGCCGGCCCGGTGCTGGCCCCGGACATTCCCGCCGACTCCACGCAGGTGATCGACGTCCGGGACCTGGCCGCCTGGGTGCTCGCCGCGGCGGCCGCTGGCGTCACGGGGGCGCTGAACGCCGTCGGCGAGCCGGTGCCGTTTGCCGCGTACCTTGAAGAATCGAGGCGGCTCGCCGGGGGAGGCGCCGAGGTGTATCCCGCTCCGCCCGGTTGGCTGGCCGCACGCGGGGCGAACTACTGGGCAGGACCGGACTCGCTGCCGCTCTGGCTCCCGCCCGGCCATGACGGCTTCGCGGCCCGCAGCAACGCCGCGGCGCGGGCCGCGGGGATGACCTTGCGGCCGTGGACCGAGACGCTGCGCGACACACTGGCCGATGAACGCCGCCGCGGAGTCGGCCGGGACCGCAAGGCCGGCCTGAGCCCCGCAGCCGAGCGCCGGCTGTTGCAGGAGTTTCAGGCGGAGTTTCAGTCCGCCTGA
- a CDS encoding OsmC family protein → MSLDEHHYALTVRWTGNLGEGTSSYRGYSRDHDVEIPGLPVLKGSADPTFHGDRERYNPEQLLLAALSQCHMLSFLHVAVKHGVVVTGYEDRAEGVMRTNRDGSGQFESVTLRPRVTTAARVADELLAELHHGANAVCFIARSVNFPVRHEASAAVDPGVAAQAD, encoded by the coding sequence ATGAGCCTCGACGAGCACCACTATGCGCTGACCGTCCGGTGGACCGGGAACCTCGGTGAGGGGACGTCCTCGTACCGCGGCTACTCCCGCGACCACGACGTCGAGATCCCCGGGCTTCCGGTGCTCAAGGGCTCGGCGGACCCGACCTTTCACGGCGACCGGGAGCGGTACAACCCCGAGCAGTTGCTGCTGGCCGCCCTCTCACAGTGCCACATGCTGTCCTTCCTGCATGTCGCCGTCAAGCATGGGGTGGTGGTGACCGGCTACGAGGACCGCGCCGAGGGCGTCATGCGGACCAACCGGGACGGCAGCGGCCAGTTCGAATCGGTCACCCTACGGCCCAGGGTCACGACGGCGGCTCGGGTGGCCGACGAACTGCTGGCGGAGCTCCACCACGGGGCGAACGCCGTGTGCTTCATTGCCAGGAGCGTCAACTTCCCGGTCCGGCACGAGGCCTCGGCAGCCGTGGACCCGGGTGTGGCTGCTCAGGCGGACTGA
- the pepN gene encoding aminopeptidase N — protein MNLTRAEARERAELIAVDSYDVSLDLTRSEKVFGSTTAVKFTAKPGSSTFIDAVTHTVHSVTLNGRELDPAEVSDGIRIQLPDLAEENELLVVADAPYMNTGEGLHRFVDPVDNEVYLYTQFEVPDSRRMFAVFEQPDLKASFSFTVTAPSHWDVVSNSPTPVPVETIPGEDGGARSVWEFTPTPRLSSYVTALIAGPYQSVRSEVTSADGKVTPLGVFARKSLMQYLDADNIFNLTRQGFEFFEAQFGCPYPFEKYDQLFVPEFNAGAMENAGAVTILEGYVFRSKVTDAQVERRAITVLHELAHMWFGDLVTMRWWNDLWLNESFAEYMSHLAAVENTAFDHAWTTFASVEKSWAYRQDQLPTTHPIFAEINDLQDVEVNFDGITYAKGASVLRQLVAWVGPEEFMAGVREYFRKHSWQNTELSDLMVELEKASGRDLDHWGQLWLETAGVNTLKPELSVGEDGTISSFAILQSATEAQPTIRPHRLAVGFYNLDGAGKLERVHREELDVDGERTEVPALAGLAQPDLILLNDDDLAYAKVRLDPKSLATATAHLKDFGQSLPRTLVWGSAWDAARDGETPARGYVDLILANIAEESDSSVILVQLRQLATTLNFYVAAEHKEATATAAADRLWELASRVPAGSDAQLQFVKSYALLARSASQLDTVAGLLDGSRELPGLAVDQDLRWELIASLVVGGRAGQEQIDAELGHDNTATGQNAAALAKAAIPTAEAKAAAWESIVVKGELSNALQGSAVAGFTRVLDTALLEPYAEKYFAAVPGIVKDRTHALAQQIVVGLYPAQLTTQETVDRTDEFLAALPEESAALRRMMLENRDGVARALRARAADV, from the coding sequence ATGAACCTCACGCGCGCCGAGGCCCGCGAGCGCGCCGAACTGATCGCCGTCGACTCCTATGACGTCAGCCTCGACCTGACCCGGAGCGAGAAGGTCTTCGGCTCCACCACCGCCGTGAAGTTCACGGCCAAGCCGGGGTCGTCCACCTTCATCGACGCCGTGACGCACACGGTGCACAGTGTCACGCTCAACGGCCGCGAATTGGACCCGGCAGAGGTCTCCGACGGCATCCGGATCCAGCTACCGGACCTGGCCGAAGAGAACGAGCTCCTGGTGGTCGCGGACGCGCCCTACATGAACACCGGCGAGGGCCTGCACCGCTTCGTGGACCCGGTGGACAACGAGGTCTACCTGTACACGCAGTTCGAGGTTCCCGATTCCCGGCGGATGTTCGCCGTCTTCGAGCAGCCCGACCTCAAGGCCAGCTTCAGCTTTACCGTCACTGCGCCCTCGCACTGGGACGTCGTCTCCAACTCCCCCACCCCGGTGCCGGTGGAGACCATTCCCGGCGAGGACGGGGGCGCCCGCTCGGTCTGGGAATTCACCCCGACCCCTCGGCTCTCCTCCTACGTCACCGCCCTGATCGCCGGTCCGTACCAGTCGGTCCGCAGCGAAGTGACGTCCGCCGACGGGAAAGTCACCCCGCTGGGCGTCTTTGCCCGTAAGTCCCTCATGCAGTACCTCGACGCGGACAACATCTTCAACCTCACCCGCCAGGGCTTTGAGTTCTTCGAGGCGCAGTTCGGCTGCCCGTACCCGTTCGAGAAGTACGACCAGCTCTTTGTGCCGGAGTTCAATGCCGGCGCCATGGAGAACGCCGGGGCCGTCACCATCCTGGAAGGGTACGTCTTCCGCAGCAAGGTCACGGACGCCCAGGTGGAGCGCCGCGCCATCACCGTGCTGCACGAGCTGGCCCACATGTGGTTCGGCGACCTGGTCACCATGCGCTGGTGGAACGACCTCTGGCTCAACGAGTCCTTCGCCGAGTACATGTCACACCTCGCCGCCGTCGAAAACACCGCGTTCGACCACGCCTGGACCACTTTCGCCTCGGTGGAGAAGTCCTGGGCCTACCGCCAGGACCAGCTGCCCACCACGCACCCGATCTTCGCCGAGATCAATGACCTGCAGGACGTCGAAGTGAACTTCGACGGCATCACCTACGCCAAGGGTGCCTCGGTGCTGCGGCAGCTGGTGGCCTGGGTGGGCCCGGAGGAGTTCATGGCCGGGGTGCGCGAGTACTTCCGGAAGCACTCCTGGCAGAACACCGAGCTCAGCGACCTGATGGTCGAGCTGGAAAAGGCCAGCGGCCGCGACCTGGACCACTGGGGGCAGCTCTGGCTGGAGACTGCCGGCGTGAACACGCTCAAGCCCGAACTGTCCGTCGGCGAGGACGGCACGATTTCGTCCTTCGCCATCCTGCAGTCCGCCACCGAGGCGCAGCCCACCATCCGCCCGCACCGGCTCGCGGTCGGCTTCTACAACCTCGACGGCGCCGGGAAGCTCGAGCGGGTGCACCGCGAAGAGCTCGATGTCGACGGCGAGCGCACCGAGGTTCCTGCCCTGGCCGGCCTGGCGCAGCCGGACCTGATCCTGCTCAACGACGACGACCTCGCCTACGCCAAGGTCCGGCTGGACCCGAAGTCCCTCGCCACCGCCACGGCACACCTGAAGGACTTCGGCCAGAGCCTCCCCCGCACCCTCGTCTGGGGTTCGGCCTGGGACGCGGCGCGCGACGGCGAAACCCCGGCCCGCGGCTACGTGGACCTTATCCTGGCCAACATCGCCGAGGAGTCCGACTCCTCCGTGATCCTGGTCCAGCTCCGCCAGCTCGCCACCACGCTGAACTTCTACGTCGCCGCCGAGCACAAGGAAGCCACCGCGACCGCCGCCGCGGACCGGCTCTGGGAGCTTGCATCCCGCGTCCCGGCCGGCTCCGACGCGCAGCTGCAGTTCGTGAAGTCCTACGCCCTGCTGGCCCGCAGCGCATCCCAGCTGGACACCGTCGCCGGGCTGCTGGACGGGTCGCGGGAACTGCCCGGGCTTGCCGTGGACCAGGACCTGCGCTGGGAGCTGATCGCCTCCCTCGTGGTCGGCGGCCGGGCCGGCCAGGAGCAGATCGACGCCGAGCTGGGGCACGACAACACCGCCACCGGCCAGAACGCGGCCGCCCTCGCCAAGGCAGCCATCCCGACCGCCGAGGCCAAGGCCGCGGCCTGGGAGTCCATTGTGGTCAAGGGCGAACTGTCCAACGCGCTGCAGGGTTCCGCGGTCGCCGGCTTCACCCGGGTGCTGGATACCGCCCTGCTGGAGCCGTACGCGGAGAAGTACTTCGCGGCCGTGCCGGGCATCGTCAAGGACCGCACGCACGCGCTGGCTCAGCAGATCGTCGTCGGCCTCTACCCGGCGCAGCTGACCACCCAGGAAACCGTGGACCGCACCGACGAGTTCCTCGCCGCGCTGCCGGAAGAGAGCGCGGCGCTGCGCCGGATGATGCTGGAAAACCGCGACGGCGTCGCCCGCGCCCTGCGCGCCCGCGCCGCGGACGTCTAA
- a CDS encoding ribose-5-phosphate isomerase translates to MTTAPDFPRVHIATDHAGMELSAHLVGHLRAQGYDVVDHGPKVYDALDDYPSFCINAARAVVADQAAGTRALGIVLGGSGNGEQIAANKVKGVRAALAWNLSTAKLAREHNDANVVAVGGRQHSVDEATAIIEAFLTEPFSNDERHIRRIGKIATYEATGEVVE, encoded by the coding sequence GTGACTACTGCCCCGGATTTTCCGCGCGTTCATATCGCCACCGACCACGCCGGCATGGAGCTCAGCGCCCATCTGGTGGGCCACCTCCGTGCCCAGGGCTACGACGTCGTGGACCACGGGCCCAAGGTCTATGACGCGCTGGATGACTACCCATCCTTCTGCATCAACGCTGCCCGCGCCGTCGTGGCGGACCAGGCAGCGGGCACCCGCGCGCTCGGCATCGTGCTGGGCGGTTCGGGCAACGGCGAGCAGATCGCTGCGAACAAGGTCAAGGGCGTCCGGGCGGCCCTGGCCTGGAACCTCTCCACCGCCAAGCTGGCCCGTGAGCACAACGACGCCAACGTCGTCGCCGTCGGCGGCCGGCAGCACAGCGTGGACGAGGCCACGGCGATCATCGAGGCCTTCCTCACCGAGCCGTTCAGCAACGACGAGCGCCACATCCGCCGGATCGGCAAGATCGCCACCTACGAGGCCACCGGCGAGGTCGTCGAGTAG
- a CDS encoding Fpg/Nei family DNA glycosylase, giving the protein MPEGHSVHRLARQFADVFAGERLAVTSPQGRFAQGAALLDGHILTESVAHGKHLFLGFEHGLVLHVHLGLYGAWDFGGDAGFRGASSIGAPRKIGEREIYGGDAGPDAVYAGPPAPVGAVRVRLAGGHGWADLRGATTCETLTRAEADAVAARLGPDPLRNLPGDRDGFIAALAKKRTPVATLLMDQKVVAGIGNVYRAELLFRQRLDPWLPGSALPAESAGLLWDDTVAMMSDGVRDGRIITTPPRYWTGTGKAGTGETGALPDPADAHFVYRRHGLDCRDCGTAVALTEHAARKLYWCPGCQSA; this is encoded by the coding sequence GTGCCGGAGGGGCATTCGGTCCACCGGCTGGCCCGGCAGTTCGCCGACGTTTTCGCGGGGGAACGGCTGGCGGTGACCAGCCCGCAGGGACGTTTCGCCCAGGGCGCGGCGCTGCTGGACGGGCACATCCTCACCGAATCCGTGGCGCACGGCAAGCACCTGTTCCTGGGCTTTGAGCACGGACTGGTCCTGCACGTGCACCTGGGGCTCTACGGCGCCTGGGACTTCGGCGGCGACGCCGGCTTCCGCGGGGCCTCAAGCATCGGCGCGCCCCGGAAGATCGGGGAGCGCGAAATCTACGGCGGCGACGCCGGTCCGGACGCCGTGTATGCCGGTCCGCCTGCGCCGGTGGGCGCGGTGCGGGTGCGGCTGGCCGGCGGGCACGGCTGGGCTGACCTGCGCGGGGCCACCACCTGCGAGACGCTGACCCGGGCCGAGGCCGACGCCGTCGCGGCCCGGCTGGGTCCTGACCCGCTGCGGAACCTTCCGGGCGACCGGGACGGGTTCATCGCCGCCCTGGCGAAAAAACGCACCCCGGTGGCGACGCTACTGATGGACCAAAAGGTGGTTGCCGGCATCGGTAACGTCTACCGCGCCGAACTGCTGTTCCGGCAGCGCCTGGACCCCTGGCTGCCCGGGAGTGCCCTGCCGGCGGAATCCGCCGGGCTGCTCTGGGACGACACTGTGGCCATGATGTCCGACGGAGTCCGCGACGGCCGGATCATCACCACACCGCCGCGCTACTGGACCGGAACCGGGAAGGCCGGGACGGGTGAAACAGGTGCCCTGCCGGACCCGGCGGACGCGCACTTCGTCTACCGCCGGCACGGCCTGGACTGCCGGGACTGCGGCACCGCCGTGGCGCTGACGGAGCACGCCGCCCGGAAGCTCTACTGGTGCCCGGGCTGCCAGTCAGCCTGA
- the tig gene encoding trigger factor produces the protein MKSAVENLTPTRVKLNVEVPFEELKPSIAEAYKTVASQIQVPGFRKGKVPSKLIDQRVGRGYVLETAINEGLNGWYQAAVQETGIRPLSRPEVEITEVPDPSATDGELKFHAEVDVRPEIELPDYAGIKVEVAAAESSDADVDKALDELRGRFGTLKSVDRPAADGDFLTIDITASIDGAEVDSASGLSYQVGAGTMLEGLDEAVTGLSADEDAIFDTTLVGGDHAGESAQVKVVVKAVKERELPEANDDFAQLASEFDTLAELREDLAKQAADSKTVEQGVEARDKVLDKLVELVEVPVPASVVEEQLEQHFSAENSHGEGEHDTEEHRAEVKANTERAFQNEIILDAIAEKEEVNVTQNELIDYIVTTASQYGMDPNQFAQIIDQSGQVPMMVSEVRRRKALAVVLGQAEVTDTEGNKIDLSDFVRPGGEEASFEADAEEAATEETASEEAATAKNDDPAAVKF, from the coding sequence GTGAAGAGCGCTGTCGAGAACCTCACCCCCACGCGGGTCAAGCTCAATGTTGAGGTCCCCTTTGAGGAATTGAAGCCCAGCATCGCAGAGGCATACAAGACTGTTGCTTCCCAGATCCAGGTTCCCGGGTTCCGCAAGGGCAAAGTCCCTTCCAAGCTCATTGACCAGCGCGTCGGCCGCGGCTACGTGCTGGAAACGGCCATCAACGAAGGCCTCAACGGCTGGTACCAGGCTGCCGTGCAGGAAACCGGCATCCGCCCGCTGAGCCGTCCCGAGGTTGAAATCACCGAGGTGCCGGACCCGTCCGCCACCGACGGCGAGCTGAAGTTCCACGCCGAGGTTGACGTCCGTCCCGAGATCGAACTCCCGGACTACGCCGGCATCAAGGTTGAGGTTGCGGCCGCCGAGTCGTCCGACGCCGACGTCGACAAGGCCCTCGACGAACTGCGCGGCCGCTTCGGCACGCTCAAGTCCGTGGACCGCCCGGCTGCCGACGGCGACTTCCTCACCATCGACATCACCGCCTCGATCGACGGCGCCGAGGTGGACTCCGCTTCCGGCCTGTCCTACCAGGTTGGCGCGGGCACCATGCTCGAAGGCCTCGACGAAGCCGTCACCGGCCTCAGCGCCGACGAGGACGCCATCTTCGACACCACCCTCGTGGGCGGTGACCACGCCGGCGAGTCCGCTCAGGTGAAGGTGGTTGTCAAGGCCGTCAAGGAGCGCGAGCTTCCCGAGGCCAACGACGACTTCGCCCAGCTGGCCTCCGAGTTCGACACCCTGGCCGAGCTCCGCGAGGACCTCGCCAAGCAGGCTGCCGACTCCAAGACGGTTGAGCAGGGCGTCGAGGCCCGCGACAAGGTCCTGGACAAGCTCGTTGAGCTCGTTGAGGTTCCGGTTCCGGCCTCCGTCGTCGAAGAGCAGCTCGAGCAGCACTTCAGCGCCGAGAACTCCCACGGTGAAGGCGAGCACGACACCGAGGAGCACCGCGCCGAGGTCAAGGCCAACACCGAGCGTGCCTTCCAGAACGAGATCATCCTTGACGCAATCGCCGAAAAGGAAGAAGTCAACGTCACTCAGAACGAGCTGATCGACTACATCGTCACCACCGCCAGCCAGTACGGCATGGACCCGAACCAGTTCGCCCAGATCATCGATCAGAGCGGCCAGGTTCCGATGATGGTGTCCGAGGTACGCCGCCGCAAGGCACTCGCCGTCGTCCTGGGCCAGGCCGAGGTCACCGACACCGAGGGCAACAAGATCGACCTGAGCGACTTCGTCCGCCCCGGCGGCGAAGAGGCTTCCTTCGAAGCCGACGCCGAGGAAGCCGCCACTGAGGAGACTGCCTCCGAGGAAGCAGCCACCGCCAAGAACGATGACCCGGCAGCAGTGAAGTTCTAA
- a CDS encoding ATP-dependent Clp protease proteolytic subunit, which produces MATVDPAAQDNYIYNRLLKERIIWLGSEVRDENANAICSQLLLLSAENPEKDIYLYINSPGGSVTAGMAIYDTMQFIPNDVVTVATGLAASMGQFLLSSGTKGKRYATPNARILMHQPSGGIGGTASDIKIQAELILHMKKVMAELTAEQTGQTVETILKDNDRDKWFTATEALEYGFFDKIAAHAGSVAGGGGTNAEAGSEN; this is translated from the coding sequence ATGGCTACCGTCGATCCGGCCGCCCAGGATAACTACATTTACAACCGCCTGCTGAAAGAGCGCATCATCTGGCTCGGCTCCGAGGTCCGCGACGAGAACGCCAACGCGATCTGCTCGCAGCTGCTGCTGCTTTCGGCCGAGAACCCCGAGAAGGACATCTACCTCTACATCAACTCACCGGGCGGCTCCGTCACCGCCGGCATGGCCATCTACGACACGATGCAGTTCATCCCGAACGACGTCGTCACCGTCGCCACCGGCCTGGCCGCCTCGATGGGCCAGTTCCTGCTCTCCTCCGGGACCAAGGGCAAGCGCTACGCCACCCCGAATGCCCGCATCCTTATGCACCAGCCCTCCGGCGGCATCGGCGGCACCGCCTCGGACATCAAGATCCAGGCCGAGCTGATCCTGCACATGAAGAAGGTCATGGCCGAACTGACGGCCGAGCAGACCGGGCAGACCGTGGAGACCATCCTCAAGGACAACGACCGCGACAAGTGGTTCACGGCGACCGAGGCCCTCGAATACGGCTTCTTCGACAAGATCGCGGCGCACGCCGGGTCCGTGGCAGGCGGCGGCGGAACCAACGCCGAAGCCGGCAGCGAAAACTAA